In Treponema primitia ZAS-2, a genomic segment contains:
- a CDS encoding ABC transporter permease — MRKYIVKRLLSAIPVLFIVSVVIFSIVYLIPGDPAAMILGENATPEDIAILRLRMGLDQPFVPRYLNWISRVCQGDFGVSVAQSIPVSTMIADRLRPTISLSLYSMIIATIIALPLGMLGARKKGTVPDHIVSVTALLGISLPSFLLGLFLIVIFAVRFRWFPVAGFSPISVGLGPHIRSLTLPAIALGFMYSALLMRMTRASLLETLASDYVRMAKAKGVSDFFLVTKHAFRNALVPIIAVVGQSFIGALSGATVVESLFGIPGIGSLVVNSIGRRDYQVIQAVVLLIALINVVINLAVDLLYGLADPRIRLAN, encoded by the coding sequence TAAGCGGCTCCTCTCCGCTATTCCGGTACTGTTTATCGTTTCGGTGGTTATTTTCAGCATCGTGTATCTAATCCCCGGGGATCCGGCGGCGATGATCTTGGGGGAGAATGCCACCCCTGAGGATATTGCCATCCTTAGGCTGCGGATGGGACTGGACCAGCCTTTTGTCCCTCGCTACCTTAATTGGATAAGCCGGGTTTGTCAGGGTGATTTTGGGGTTTCAGTAGCCCAGAGTATTCCTGTATCCACCATGATTGCGGATCGTCTGCGGCCCACCATTTCCTTGTCACTGTATTCCATGATCATCGCCACGATTATTGCGCTGCCCCTGGGTATGCTGGGGGCCCGGAAGAAAGGTACTGTTCCGGATCATATAGTATCAGTTACCGCCTTGCTGGGGATTTCCCTTCCCAGTTTTCTTCTGGGACTTTTTTTGATTGTGATCTTCGCAGTCCGGTTCCGGTGGTTTCCGGTGGCAGGTTTTTCCCCAATCTCCGTAGGCCTGGGGCCCCATATCCGTTCCCTCACCTTGCCCGCCATTGCTCTGGGTTTCATGTACTCCGCACTGCTGATGCGGATGACCCGGGCCAGCCTGCTGGAGACCCTTGCCAGTGATTATGTGCGTATGGCAAAGGCGAAAGGGGTATCGGATTTTTTCTTGGTAACAAAACACGCATTCCGTAATGCCCTGGTACCGATCATTGCGGTGGTGGGGCAGAGTTTTATCGGTGCTCTTTCGGGGGCCACAGTGGTAGAATCCCTGTTCGGGATTCCCGGTATCGGTTCCCTGGTGGTCAATTCCATTGGCCGCCGGGATTATCAGGTTATTCAGGCAGTGGTGCTGTTGATTGCCCTTATCAATGTGGTAATTAATCTGGCAGTTGACCTGCTCTACGGACTGGCGGATCCCCGTATCCGGCTGGCAAACTAA